The Erythrobacter aurantius genome includes a window with the following:
- a CDS encoding Ig-like domain-containing protein, which yields MGNRTGMMTRNDGSVPACSSGSPPPPPPPPPPPPPPPPPPPPPSNNPPNAVNDSVSGTCYASQFVNVTANDSDPDGDTPLTVVSVVKNSGGGTATVFSGSIVEVYFGPAFDISSFTYVLSDPSGATDAALLTVSTAMCGGGGGPPPL from the coding sequence ATGGGTAACCGAACCGGGATGATGACCCGGAACGATGGGTCAGTCCCAGCCTGTTCAAGTGGATCGCCTCCGCCTCCTCCCCCGCCTCCACCTCCGCCTCCGCCGCCGCCTCCTCCTCCGCCGCCGCCTTCAAATAATCCTCCGAATGCAGTGAACGATTCTGTCAGCGGGACCTGCTACGCATCGCAATTCGTGAACGTTACTGCGAACGACAGCGACCCGGATGGCGACACCCCCCTGACCGTTGTTTCGGTGGTCAAGAATTCGGGCGGTGGGACAGCTACCGTGTTCAGCGGATCAATAGTCGAAGTCTATTTCGGCCCAGCGTTCGACATCTCCTCGTTCACTTACGTGCTGAGCGATCCTTCAGGAGCAACAGACGCGGCATTACTGACTGTCTCGACAGCGATGTGCGGCGGCGGGGGCGGGCCACCCCCACTCTAG
- a CDS encoding DUF5681 domain-containing protein produces MADRADDERTGYKRPPRHGQFRKGQSGNPGGRPKRKTVEQDRMPDPERESDAVLRKLLSRRHVVIEGGQKIEMTMLEILRHKQIKLAAEGNPHALREIHRDVERSEARMEARERAMAEIEASSAREKAEEEMRIFRFLRSLRQEQARKWKAALAQGREEPDEPWPHPDDIILSKDGKRYIVRGPLDAEDVPRWEELRRIRDYFIAEMALAISTDAPALVWKLWLGLMALIDRDLPARWQVSHDLNAASGPLMMMRLPRLEAIVSGERDWFERTFEAPTMRSKQQYRSANMLFGPALRLLGYRSLKHFERVCEDTGGEPVLPRLRSG; encoded by the coding sequence ATGGCTGATCGTGCTGATGACGAGCGCACTGGTTACAAGCGCCCGCCCCGGCATGGGCAGTTCCGCAAGGGTCAGTCGGGAAATCCCGGAGGACGTCCAAAGAGAAAAACGGTGGAACAGGATCGGATGCCCGATCCCGAGCGCGAATCCGACGCAGTTCTTCGCAAGCTTCTGAGCAGGCGCCACGTGGTCATTGAGGGTGGGCAGAAGATCGAAATGACCATGCTTGAGATCCTTCGTCACAAGCAGATCAAGCTGGCGGCCGAAGGAAACCCGCATGCACTGCGCGAGATCCATCGTGATGTCGAAAGGAGCGAGGCTCGGATGGAGGCAAGGGAGCGAGCCATGGCTGAGATTGAAGCCTCTTCTGCCAGGGAGAAAGCTGAGGAGGAGATGCGGATTTTCCGCTTCTTGCGGAGCCTCCGGCAGGAGCAGGCCCGCAAATGGAAAGCGGCCCTCGCGCAGGGACGTGAGGAGCCTGATGAACCCTGGCCGCACCCTGACGACATCATCCTCAGCAAGGACGGCAAGCGATACATTGTGCGCGGCCCGCTGGATGCTGAAGACGTGCCCCGATGGGAAGAACTGCGACGCATCCGAGACTATTTCATCGCCGAGATGGCGCTTGCCATCAGCACCGACGCTCCTGCGCTGGTGTGGAAGCTTTGGCTCGGCCTGATGGCACTCATCGACCGCGATCTGCCGGCGCGCTGGCAAGTGTCGCATGACCTGAACGCGGCGAGCGGCCCACTGATGATGATGCGGCTGCCGCGCCTCGAGGCCATCGTGTCTGGCGAACGCGATTGGTTTGAGCGGACATTTGAAGCCCCGACAATGCGCTCCAAACAGCAGTATCGCAGCGCGAACATGTTGTTCGGGCCTGCGCTCCGTCTGCTTGGCTACCGTTCGCTCAAGCACTTCGAGCGCGTCTGCGAGGATACCGGCGGCGAGCCTGTGCTGCCGCGATTGCGGAGCGGGTAG